A stretch of Hoplias malabaricus isolate fHopMal1 chromosome 10, fHopMal1.hap1, whole genome shotgun sequence DNA encodes these proteins:
- the LOC136709114 gene encoding glutamate receptor ionotropic, kainate 5-like: MWNYMYSKQPSVFVKSTEEGIARVLNCKYAFLLESTMNEYHRSLNCNLGGLLDTKGYGIGMPLGSPFRDEISLAILQLQENNRLEILKRKWWEGGQCPKEEDHRAKGLGMENIGGIFVVLICGLIIAVFVAVMEFVWSTRRSAETDEVSVCQEMLTEFRNAVSCKKSSRLRWRRPLSGSLALRHPARVVLGAPRPLRLVREMRLSNGKLYSGAGPLTGGGASGASELGPGPQRLLEDPLGASSTPSVPIGPPGPLGPPAVTVPLPRGCTHVRICQECRRIQSLQTTSCSRVPPSSAPLPRLAPPPPHSSSNTDSEGGSGHSPRRIGPSPPPRGGATMDLLGEQE; encoded by the exons ATGTGGAACTACATGTACTCCAAGCAGCCAAGTGTGTTCGTGAAGAGCACCGAGGAGGGAATTGCTCGGGTACTCAACTGTAAATACGCCTTCCTTCTGGAGAGCACCATGAATGAATACCATCGCAGCCTCAACTGTAACCTTGGAGGACTGCTGGACACTAAAGGCTACGGCATCGGCATGCCCCTGG gttcacCATTTAGAGATGAGATCAGTTTGGCAATTCTTCAGCTGCAGGAAAATAACAGGTTGGAGATTCTGAAGCGAAAATGGTGGGAGGGGGGCCAGTGCCCTAAAGAGGAAGACCACCGAGCTAAAG gccTGGGAATGGAGAATATCGGGGGAATATTTGTGGTATTGATCTGTGGATTGATCATTGCTGTGTTTGTGGCAGTGATGGAGTTTGTGTGGTCCACTCGGCGCTCGGCTGAAACAGATGAG GTATCTGTGTGTCAGGAGATGCTGACAGAGTTCCGGAATGCCGTTTCCTGTAAGAAGAGCTCCCGTCTGCGGTGGCGGCGGCCGCTCTCAGGGTCTCTGGCCTTAAGGCATCCGGCTCGGGTGGTCCTGGGGGCCCCTCGTCCCCTTAGGCTGGTCCGGGAGATGCGCCTCAGCAATGGTAAACTGTACAGCGGGGCAGGGCCTTTGACAGGTGGAGGGGCCTCAGGGGCTTCTGAGCTGGGCCCCGGGCCCCAACGGCTCCTAGAGGACCCTCTGGGGGCCAGCAGCACTCCCTCCGTGCCCATTGGACCTCCGGGACCTCTTGGTCCCCCTGCAGTCACAGTTCCCCTCCCCAGAGGGTGCACCCACGTCCGAATCTGCCAAGAGTGCCGTCGCATCCAGAGCCTCCAGACGACCTCGTGCTCCCGGGTCCCGCCCTCGTCTGCGCCTCTTCCCCGTCTGGCTCCTCCCCCTCCACACTCCTCCTCCAACACAGACAGCGAAGGGGGTAGCGGCCACAGCCCTCGGAGGATAGGCCCCTCCCCTCCGCCCAGGGGTGGAGCCACTATGGACCTGCTGGGAGAGCAGgagtga